A section of the Pseudomonas sp. FP453 genome encodes:
- a CDS encoding 3-deoxy-7-phosphoheptulonate synthase, which translates to MNAATAALPVTNLSSANEALTQRLPSSLELKHQLPLSPFLNEQIHAHRQAVRAILNGEDKRLLVIVGPCSIHDPESAMEYARNLKKLALEVSDQMLLVIRAYVEKPRTTIGWKGLAYDPHLDGSDDMAAGLTLSRQLMREMLRLGLPVATELLQPMAAGYFDDLLSWVAIGARTTESQIHREMASGLGMPVGFKNGTDGGVAIACDAMRSASHPHRHFGVDSQGHPAIIQTPGNPDTHLVLRGGHRGPNYDEQSVAQVKHDLAKSKVAARIMVDCSHANSGKDPLRQPAVFNEVLEQRLQGDSSLIGMMLESHLFEGCQPLSASMQYGVSVTDGCLGWDATEQLLRNAAQRLRERTTLA; encoded by the coding sequence ATGAACGCTGCCACCGCCGCTCTGCCTGTTACCAATCTGTCCAGCGCCAATGAAGCCCTGACCCAGCGCCTGCCCAGCTCCCTTGAGCTCAAGCACCAGCTACCTCTCAGCCCGTTCCTCAACGAACAGATCCACGCCCATCGCCAAGCCGTGCGCGCCATCCTCAATGGCGAAGACAAGCGCTTGCTGGTGATTGTCGGCCCGTGCTCGATCCACGACCCGGAATCGGCCATGGAGTACGCACGCAACCTGAAGAAACTGGCCCTGGAAGTCAGTGACCAGATGCTGCTGGTGATCCGCGCCTACGTCGAAAAACCCCGCACCACCATCGGCTGGAAAGGCCTGGCCTACGACCCGCACCTGGACGGCAGCGATGACATGGCCGCCGGCCTCACCCTGTCCCGTCAATTGATGCGCGAAATGCTGCGCCTGGGCCTGCCGGTTGCCACCGAACTGCTGCAACCCATGGCCGCCGGCTACTTCGATGACCTGCTCAGCTGGGTAGCGATTGGCGCGCGCACCACCGAGTCGCAGATCCACCGCGAGATGGCCAGCGGCCTGGGCATGCCCGTGGGCTTCAAGAACGGTACCGACGGCGGCGTCGCGATTGCCTGCGATGCGATGCGCTCGGCCTCCCACCCGCACCGTCACTTCGGCGTCGACAGCCAAGGCCATCCGGCGATCATCCAGACCCCGGGCAACCCCGACACTCACCTGGTGCTGCGCGGCGGTCACCGTGGGCCGAACTACGACGAGCAAAGCGTCGCCCAGGTGAAACACGACCTGGCCAAATCCAAGGTGGCGGCGCGGATCATGGTCGATTGCAGCCATGCCAACAGTGGCAAAGACCCCTTGCGTCAGCCAGCGGTGTTCAACGAGGTGCTGGAGCAGCGCCTGCAAGGCGACTCCTCGCTGATCGGCATGATGCTGGAAAGTCACCTGTTCGAGGGCTGCCAGCCACTCAGTGCATCGATGCAATACGGCGTATCGGTGACCGACGGTTGCCTGGGCTGGGACGCTACCGAGCAACTGCTGCGCAATGCCGCGCAGCGGCTGCGCGAACGCACCACACTCGCCTGA
- a CDS encoding GNAT family N-acetyltransferase, with protein MAFHLRAATDRDLAFARTLTHEAMSGYYTQYGLLWSNDGFDTAWAGRENWLICRDDCVLGFISLSRDSRALYIRELHLLESCRKQGAGSWVLEQMALKACAQGLLRLTVFKTNPAKRLYQRMGLNIVGEEDCFWRMERVCPSS; from the coding sequence ATGGCATTCCACCTGCGCGCCGCGACGGATCGCGACCTGGCATTCGCACGCACACTGACCCACGAGGCCATGAGCGGCTATTACACGCAATATGGCCTGCTGTGGTCCAACGACGGTTTTGATACCGCGTGGGCCGGTCGGGAAAACTGGCTGATTTGCCGCGACGACTGCGTCCTGGGCTTTATCAGCCTGAGTCGTGACAGCCGGGCGCTGTATATCCGCGAACTGCATCTGCTCGAAAGCTGTCGCAAGCAGGGTGCTGGCAGTTGGGTGCTGGAGCAGATGGCGCTCAAGGCCTGTGCACAGGGCTTGTTGCGCTTGACCGTGTTCAAGACCAACCCGGCGAAACGCCTCTATCAGCGCATGGGGCTGAACATCGTCGGGGAGGAAGATTGCTTCTGGCGGATGGAGCGCGTCTGCCCCTCAAGCTAA
- a CDS encoding DNA-binding protein produces the protein MPGIRTAAQAKAWLEHQGKSVQAFAREHGVDPATTYQVLAGRKKGRRGEAHKVAVLLGMKEGIILSEADGQNNDQEVVS, from the coding sequence ATGCCCGGAATCCGTACTGCTGCACAAGCCAAGGCCTGGCTGGAACATCAAGGAAAGTCAGTTCAAGCGTTCGCCCGTGAACATGGCGTTGATCCGGCAACCACCTATCAAGTGCTCGCTGGACGCAAAAAGGGACGGCGTGGTGAGGCCCATAAGGTAGCGGTCCTTTTGGGCATGAAAGAAGGGATCATCCTTTCTGAGGCTGATGGCCAAAACAACGATCAGGAAGTCGTCTCCTAA
- a CDS encoding carbon-nitrogen hydrolase family protein: MTAFALAAAQTIAVAGDIPANLQRHLAFMGVAAEHGVQVLVFPELSLTGYEPALAAGLAIAPDDTVLAPLREMAQALRLTAVVGMPIRLAPEAGVSIGALVLGADGSLAVYTKQHLHPGEEVAFVPGQGGAVLEWGGERIALAVCADFSHASHALSAVETGANVYAAGVLISEGGYATDSALLQGYAAEHGLLVLMANHGGPSGGYVCAGRSAIWADDGSLLAAVPGAGDALVIARRENGQWSGQVMAL; encoded by the coding sequence ATGACTGCCTTTGCCCTTGCTGCTGCTCAAACGATCGCCGTTGCGGGCGACATACCTGCCAATCTCCAGCGGCATCTGGCGTTCATGGGCGTGGCAGCGGAGCACGGTGTGCAAGTGTTGGTGTTTCCAGAGTTGTCATTGACAGGCTATGAGCCGGCATTGGCTGCCGGGTTGGCAATCGCCCCGGATGACACGGTACTCGCGCCGCTGCGTGAAATGGCGCAGGCGCTGAGGCTGACGGCGGTGGTGGGGATGCCGATCCGTTTGGCGCCTGAGGCCGGTGTGTCGATCGGCGCATTGGTGTTGGGGGCGGACGGCTCCCTGGCGGTGTACACCAAGCAGCACCTGCATCCGGGTGAAGAGGTTGCATTTGTCCCGGGGCAGGGCGGTGCTGTACTCGAGTGGGGTGGCGAGCGGATTGCGCTGGCGGTGTGTGCGGACTTTTCCCACGCAAGTCATGCACTTTCTGCCGTTGAAACCGGGGCGAATGTGTACGCCGCAGGTGTGTTGATCAGTGAAGGCGGCTACGCAACAGACAGCGCCCTACTGCAGGGCTACGCCGCTGAGCATGGCCTGTTGGTGTTGATGGCCAATCATGGTGGCCCATCCGGCGGCTACGTGTGCGCGGGCCGCAGTGCGATCTGGGCCGATGATGGCAGCTTGCTGGCTGCGGTGCCGGGTGCAGGGGACGCATTGGTGATAGCCCGCCGCGAAAACGGACAGTGGTCTGGCCAAGTGATGGCTCTGTAA